The Kozakia baliensis genome includes a region encoding these proteins:
- a CDS encoding fructosamine kinase family protein — MSGSSHSMTSMARHAVMLLGGGVITEIAPLSGGDISELWRVGLEDNRRFVIKTGPTPIIEADMLRALQKAGAPTPKVLAADAQLLVMEFLPHHDALSSCWADLGRVLRRLHDHPQPARYGWEKDFSFGELAIPNGWHDDWAIFWRNCRLLVHLSYLPAKLARRLEKLASTLPDRLPRKPFPALLHGDLWSGNVLAESGRITGLIDPACCVGDASAEFAMLTLFARPNRDFWESYGGPPAGYGETIFIYRLWPALVHFRLFGGSYHAMVSALLDNLGV; from the coding sequence GTGAGTGGCAGCAGCCACAGCATGACGAGCATGGCGCGACATGCCGTCATGCTTCTGGGCGGTGGCGTCATTACCGAAATCGCACCGCTCAGTGGTGGAGATATCTCGGAACTTTGGCGCGTCGGGTTAGAAGATAACCGCCGTTTCGTGATCAAAACCGGCCCTACTCCGATAATCGAAGCCGACATGCTCCGCGCGCTTCAAAAAGCAGGTGCGCCGACGCCGAAAGTCCTGGCGGCGGACGCGCAGTTGCTTGTCATGGAATTCCTTCCCCATCATGACGCGCTTTCCTCCTGCTGGGCCGATCTCGGGCGCGTGCTACGCCGCCTGCATGACCATCCGCAGCCTGCGCGCTATGGCTGGGAGAAAGATTTTTCTTTTGGCGAATTGGCCATTCCGAATGGCTGGCACGATGACTGGGCTATTTTCTGGCGCAACTGCCGCTTGCTTGTCCATCTGTCGTATCTGCCCGCCAAGCTTGCACGAAGGCTGGAAAAATTAGCCTCTACGCTTCCCGATCGGCTGCCGCGGAAACCGTTCCCCGCTCTGCTGCATGGCGATCTATGGAGCGGCAACGTTCTGGCTGAATCAGGCCGTATTACTGGACTAATCGATCCCGCCTGTTGCGTGGGCGACGCCAGTGCGGAATTTGCGATGCTCACGCTTTTCGCTCGCCCAAACCGCGATTTTTGGGAAAGTTACGGCGGCCCGCCTGCCGGGTATGGCGAAACCATTTTCATCTATCGCCTTTGGCCCGCGTTGGTTCACTTCCGGCTATTCGGCGGTTCTTATCATGCTATGGTCAGTGCTTTACTGGATAATCTCGGCGTCTAA
- a CDS encoding AEC family transporter produces the protein MPVFLSTSWEFAYLDGCFDLVMTANLSLGLTIVVAILPILVTLAIGFLAGYRRDFDVLQAGTLIRLVMLYALPLTLTASILSTPRSQILAAGPIAVLILLAMVGSYFAMLGFMRFIAGRPLNEATILAFAVSDPAVPFIGIPVLGQLFGSASALPVSVTSLIMNLFLVPLTMVLLSGSHSPGDDASPTIAHDLKTHLGHAVREPVVWAPLASLIAVLGGFHLPLALRSSLLLLGHATGGVALFASGVVLYSRQMRFSPIVLATVATRNILVPALIFLLAIVWNLPKPVLQESTLTMAIPTASISVVLAMRYRVLERETASILFFGTLSSFITMSFFIWITGA, from the coding sequence ATGCCCGTTTTCCTTTCAACTTCCTGGGAGTTCGCATATCTCGATGGCTGCTTCGATCTTGTTATGACCGCGAATTTGTCCTTGGGCCTCACAATCGTCGTGGCCATTTTGCCCATTCTCGTCACCCTCGCCATCGGCTTTCTCGCTGGATATCGACGAGATTTCGATGTCCTTCAAGCCGGAACCCTTATCCGGCTGGTCATGCTCTATGCCCTACCGCTGACACTCACAGCCTCGATCCTCAGCACTCCACGCAGCCAAATTCTCGCGGCAGGTCCGATCGCCGTTCTCATCCTTTTGGCCATGGTCGGCAGTTATTTCGCTATGCTCGGCTTCATGCGCTTCATCGCGGGGCGCCCTCTCAACGAGGCTACCATTCTGGCATTCGCCGTCAGCGATCCTGCCGTGCCTTTCATCGGCATTCCCGTGCTGGGTCAACTTTTCGGATCGGCCAGCGCGCTTCCCGTCTCCGTCACATCGCTGATTATGAATCTTTTCCTCGTGCCGCTCACCATGGTGCTGCTCTCAGGAAGTCATTCTCCCGGCGACGATGCCTCTCCCACCATCGCCCACGATCTCAAAACACATCTCGGCCATGCGGTTCGTGAACCCGTGGTCTGGGCGCCGCTCGCTTCACTTATTGCGGTTCTCGGTGGTTTCCATCTGCCCTTAGCTCTACGCAGTTCTTTGCTTCTGCTCGGCCATGCCACTGGCGGCGTGGCGCTCTTCGCTTCCGGCGTCGTGCTCTATTCCCGCCAAATGCGCTTTAGCCCTATCGTCCTCGCCACCGTCGCTACGCGCAATATCCTTGTTCCAGCCCTTATTTTCCTACTTGCCATCGTCTGGAATCTTCCTAAACCAGTCCTCCAGGAAAGCACTCTCACGATGGCTATTCCTACGGCCTCGATCAGCGTTGTTTTGGCGATGCGTTATCGTGTGCTTGAACGCGAGACGGCCTCAATTCTTTTCTTCGGTACGCTTTCCTCATTCATCACTATGAGCTTCTTCATCTGGATTACAGGCGCGTAA
- a CDS encoding low molecular weight protein-tyrosine-phosphatase produces MPSFLFVCTGNICRSPLAEAAMRAEAKRRKLDIEIDSAGTGAWHLAHPPDRRARKIAKKHGLNIDSYRARLVTEEDFTRFDYILALDESHFYYLRELAPAHTRDKITLLLDHVPGREGEEVLDPYYGTEADFDVTWTDVQEACAHLATKTLDRP; encoded by the coding sequence ATGCCTTCTTTTCTCTTCGTCTGCACCGGCAATATTTGCCGGTCTCCACTCGCCGAAGCCGCTATGCGCGCCGAAGCCAAGCGCCGAAAACTCGATATCGAGATCGATTCTGCCGGGACTGGGGCATGGCATCTCGCTCATCCGCCCGATCGACGCGCACGCAAAATAGCCAAAAAGCACGGGCTTAATATCGATTCCTATAGGGCTCGCTTGGTCACGGAAGAGGATTTCACGCGCTTCGATTACATTTTGGCGCTGGATGAAAGCCATTTCTATTATCTGCGCGAACTCGCCCCCGCCCACACGCGTGACAAGATAACCCTTCTGCTCGATCACGTGCCAGGACGCGAAGGCGAGGAAGTGCTCGACCCCTATTACGGCACGGAAGCGGATTTCGACGTAACATGGACGGACGTGCAGGAAGCCTGCGCCCACCTCGCCACCAAGACGCTCGATCGACCGTGA